One genomic region from Phaenicophaeus curvirostris isolate KB17595 chromosome 33, BPBGC_Pcur_1.0, whole genome shotgun sequence encodes:
- the NDRG2 gene encoding protein NDRG2 — protein sequence MELYEADPPPPGKVTLVPTPFGAALVTAHGEPRPGRPAILTFPDVGHDHASCFGPLFAHPEMADIARNFLLLHLDPPGMEDGAPPYPPGYQYPSLEQLAELVPCVLEHLSITSIIGMGVGVGAFVLAKFALLHPEAVEGLVLVNLDAKARGWMDWAASKISSITSSTTELILSHLFSQEELAAPPPALRRVRERLEGAANAALLWAMWNSRGDLGLERSGAGALRCPVLLVVGDQAPHEDAAVECNAKLDPTQTSFLKMADGGGQPQLSQPAKLTEAFKYFVQGMGYMAASAMTRLSRSRTASLDPQRSRSRTLSRGSAGGDPGAPPAAP from the exons ATGGAGCTGTACGAGGCTGACCCTCCCCCACCCGGCAAG GTGACGCTGGTGCCGACGCCGTTCGGGGCGGCGCTGGTGACGGCGCACGGGGAGCCGCGACCCGGCCGCCCGGCGATTCTCACCTTCCCCGACGTCGGCCACGACC ACGCCTCGTGCTTCGGGCCGCTCTTCGCTCACCCCGAAATGGCCGACATCGCCCGCAacttcctgctgctgcacctcGACCCGCCCGGCATGGAGGACGGGGCCCCCCCCTACCCCCCGGG GTACCAGTATCCCTCACTGGAGCAACTGGCTGAACTGGTTCCGTGTGTCCTGGAGCATCTGAG taTCACCAGTATCATCGGGATGGGAGTGGGGGTTGGAGCCTTCGTCCTCGCCAAGTTTGCG ctccttcACCCCGAGGCCGTGGAGGGCTTGGTGCTGGTCAACCTCGACGCCAAAGCCCGGGGATGGATGGACTGGGCGGCCAGCAAG atctcCAGCATCACCTCCTCCACCACCGAGCTGATCCTGTCCCATCTCTTCAGCCAG GAGGAGCTCGCGGCCCCTCCCCCCGCCCTGCGCCGGGTCCGGGAGCGGCTGGAGGGGGCGGCGAACGCGGCGCTCCTGTGGGCCATGTGGAACAg CCGGGGTGATCTGGGGCTGGAGCGCAGCGGGGCCGGAGCCCTCAG GTGCCCAGTGCTCCTCGTGGTCGGCGATCAGGCCCCGCACGAGGACGCGGCG GTCGAGTGTAACGCCAAACTGGATCCGACCCAGACCTCCTTCTtgaag ATGGCCGATGGGGGGGGTCAGCCCCAGCTCAGCCAG CCGGCCAAGCTGACCGAGGCCTTCAAGTACTTTGTACAGGGCATGGGTTACA TGGCCGCCTCGGCCATGACGCGGCTCTCCCGCTCCCGCACGGCCTCTCTCGACCCCCAGCGCAGCCGGAGCCGGACCCTGTCCAGGGGCAGCGCCGGGGGGGACCCGGGGGCCCCTCCTGCCGCCCCCTAG